In Borreliella afzelii, the genomic window TTTCCAATTCTTAAATCCATACTAGTAATTATACCATATTTAGCAAAAATTACTTAAACAAACTGTTGATATTAGCAGAAATTCTAGAGGTTACTATTTTTAGGCTCGCCTTGTCAATTATTGAGTCTCCTTTGATAGTTATACCGTTAATAGCACTGATAATACCATCTAGAATTTCTTTCAAGCTAGTTGTTTGGTTATCTATTTCAATTCTACTATTTGCTTTTATTTTAACAGTATCACAAATTAAATTTAAAGTTTTTGGACTAATTGCGCTAAGTATGTAAAAATGATGTTTGTCAAAATGAATATCGTCATTTTTATCAAAAATATTAACGCTTGATTGAAGTAGTAAAACAGTATCACCTTTTGATAGTTCAAAACCGATATTAGATATATTTTTTGTGTGAATTTCCAAGTCTTCAAATTCTGGTATTGTAACTATAGCCTCTTGAGTTTGCTGCTTAAACTCCTTTACAGTGCCAATTCGAGTTATGAAAATATTT contains:
- a CDS encoding DUF777 family protein translates to MGKEDYEIYRMNQRLYGHALAQEDMKNWIYSNIFITRIGTVKEFKQQTQEAIVTIPEFEDLEIHTKNISNIGFELSKGDTVLLLQSSVNIFDKNDDIHFDKHHFYILSAISPKTLNLICDTVKIKANSRIEIDNQTTSLKEILDGIISAINGITIKGDSIIDKASLKIVTSRISANINSLFK